One genomic window of Nerophis lumbriciformis linkage group LG31, RoL_Nlum_v2.1, whole genome shotgun sequence includes the following:
- the LOC133574265 gene encoding uncharacterized protein: MKQEKLQPPQIKEEEEEPQNPYFEEVEPQSPHIKEEEDEPWPPHTKKEEEEPSISQEGEHRLWEFRVIGDIVKSEGDEIKVESEKREVEPSSSSSTRHITEAHGDHCGGSQADNLLIPLSESEDTTSHSFDTDDEDYQAGMTRDTDNTHFKCSHCDKTFKYHSLLKTHMIIHTGEKPYMCSVCGKSFPQKASLTKHMKIHTGEKPFSCSSCNESFCDRTNLGRHMRIHTGERPFICTVCGKGFTHQGNLTQHTRIHTRDKQFTCSVCGIGFVQQSHLTKHMAIHTGEKPFICSVCSRSFAQKGSLTKHMRIHTGEKPFSCSSCDKSFSDRSSFVRHTITHTGEKPFMCSICGKRFYYKGNLTTHFKIHTIEKRCVKPLRTHSGDRPFVCSVCGKSFTQKGNLKTHTKIHTQ, encoded by the coding sequence ATGAAGCAGGAGAAGCTACAGCCCCCTCAgattaaagaggaagaagaggagccaCAGAACCCCTACTTTGAAGAGGTGGAGCCACAGTCCCCCCATattaaagaagaagaggatgAACCATGGCCCCCCCATaccaaaaaggaagaggaggaacccagcatcagtcaggagggagagcatAGGTTGTGGGAGTTCCGGGTGATTGGTGACATTGTGAAGAGTGAGGGTGATGAGATCAAAGTTGAAAGTGAGAAGAGAGAGGTGGAGCcttcaagcagcagctcaactcgaCACATAACAGAAGCTCATGGAGACCACTGTGGTGGATCACAAGCAGATAACCTCTTAATTCCACTATCAGAGAGTGAGGACACAACATCACACTCTTTTGACACCGATGATGAAGACTATCAAGCTGGTATGACACGTGACACTGACAACACACATTTTAAATGCTCTCAttgtgacaaaacttttaaatatcATAGCCTACTGAAAACACACATGAtaatacacactggagagaaaccatacatgtgctcagtttgtggtaaaagttttCCCCAGAAGGCAAGTTTGACCAAACACATGAAAatacacacgggagaaaaacctttttcatgttcaagctGCAATGAAAGCTTTTGTGACAGAACAAATCTTGGAaggcacatgagaatacacactggtgaaagaCCATTCATATGCACTGTGTGTGGTAAAGGTTTCACTCATCAAGGAAATTTGACACAGCACACAAGAATCCACACAAGAGATAAACAGTTTACCTGTTCAGTGTGTGGTATAGGTTTTGTACAACAATCCCATCTGACAAAACACATGGcaatacacaccggagaaaaaccattCATATGCTCAGTTTGCAGTAGAAGTTTTGCTCAGAAAGGATCTTTAAcaaaacacatgagaatacacactggagagaaacctttttcatgttccagCTGCGACAAAAGCTTTTCTGACAGATCAAGTTTTGTAagacacacaataacacacactgGCGAGAAACCCTTCATGTGCTCAATTTGTGGTAAAAGATTCTATTACAAAGGAAATTTGACAACACACTTTAAAATACACACTATAGAGAAACGGTGTGTAAAACCTTTGAGAACGCACTCTGGTGACAGACCATTTGTgtgctcagtttgtggtaaaagtttCACTCAGAAAGGAAATTTGAAAACGCACACTAAAATACACACTCAATAG